Proteins encoded by one window of Kwoniella dejecticola CBS 10117 chromosome 9, complete sequence:
- a CDS encoding methylthioribose-1-phosphate isomerase, translating to MVAQAPSGKKPLPDMMTSIRIDKSGQVEIVDQLLLPHSVKWIPISTPEEAFDAIKSMKIRGAPAIASLAALSLKSSLSTEEIRSKSEEEVKKWILDQCDYLQSSRPTAVNLSEAMNRIRTYIKTHTSSSSSSSSSATSASADLVQKVQQICQDVHEEDLERNMTMGRLGAEWLAKKSGKSKLKVVTVCNTGSLATSGYGTAIGVITALFENDQLDTAYYAQTTPYHQGSRLTSLELTTLEIPACMICDTMLGSLFQHEDIDGVIVGADRVVKNGDTANKIGTYQAAVLAQRHNIPFMVVAPVTTIDLSLKTGAEIHIEQRPPVEATQVRGLNIETGKLSVVRITPEGVGEGDKPWQRVYNPSFDVTPAELISCVVTEKGVAERKEGAKDIDVSSIC from the exons ATGGTCGCTCAAGCTCCATCGGGTAAGAAACCTTTACCAGACATGATGACCTCGATCCGGATCGACAAGTCGGGTCAAGTGGAAATTGTTGATCAACTCTTGCTTCC TCATTCCGTCAAATGGATACCTATTTCTACTCCGGAAGAAGCATTCGACGCTATCAAAAGTATGAAGATCCGTGGTGCACCCGCTATCGCCTCTTTAGCTGCTCTCTCGCTTAAATCATCACTCTCAACCGAGGAAATCAGATCAaaatcagaggaagaggttaAGAAGTGGATATTGGATCAATGCGACTATCTTCAATCGTCAAGACCTACTGCTGTCAACTTGAGTGAAGCTATGAATAGGATACGAACGTACATCAAGACgcatacctcttcctcttcctcttcgtcctcgtctgcGACTTCGGCTTCAGCAGACCTAGTCCAGAAGGTACAACAGATCTGCCAAGACGTTCACGAAGAAGACTTGGAGAGAAATATGACAATGGGACGACTAGGAGCCGAATGGTTAGCCAAGAAAAGCGGAAAGAGCAAGTTGAAGGTTGTTACTGTCTGTAATACTGGTAGTCTGGCCACATCT GGATACGGAACTGCCATAGGAGTGATCACTGCCTTATTCGAGAACGATCAACTAGATACGGCTTATTACGCTCAGACTACTCCGTATCACCAAGGATCAAGATTGACGAGCTTGGAGCTGACGACTCTGGAGATTCCAGCTTGTATGATAT GCGATACGATGCTTGGCTCCCTGTTCCAGCATGAAGATATCGACGGAGTGATAGTTGGCGCAGATAGGGTAGTCAAGAATGGTGATACCGccaacaag ATCGGTACATACCAAGCCGCTGTTCTAGCCCAGAGACACAATATCCCATTTATGGTAGTTGCCCCAGTGACAACTatcgatctttccctcaAAACCGGTGCTGA GATTCACATCGAGCAGAGACCTCCTGTGGAAGCTACCCAAGTCCGCGGACTAAATATCGAAACTGGCAAGCTCAGCGTCGTGCGAATCACCCCCGAGGGAGTAGGAGAGGGCGATAAGCCTTGGCAGAGGGTATATAATCCTTCGTTCGACGTTACTCCTGCTGAGCTTATAA GCTGCGTTGTCACTGAAAAAGGAGTTGCGGAGCGCAAGGAAGGTGCAAAAGACATCGATGTATCGTCGATCTGTTGA